In a genomic window of Brassica rapa cultivar Chiifu-401-42 chromosome A10, CAAS_Brap_v3.01, whole genome shotgun sequence:
- the LOC103844661 gene encoding ferric reduction oxidase 2: MEMTKFFMMVVFLGTIMLWIMMPTRTYKNKWQPYMRLKFGASTYFGATGTTLFMYMFPMILVACLGCVYLHFKKRKSPHHIDREIKGGVWSALRKPMLVKGPLGIVSVTEIMFLAMFVALLLWSFITYLRNKFATITPQSAAADGQYLWQAKLESAALRIGFIGNICLAFLFLPVARGSSLLPAVGLTSESSIKYHIWLGHMVIAIFTAHGLCYIIYWVSVHEISQMLMWDTKDISNLAGEISLVAGLVMWATTYPAVRRRFFEVFFYTHYLYIVFMLFFVFHVGISYTFISFPGFYIFMVDRFLRFLQSRDNIRLLSARILPSDTIELTFSKNPRLVYSPTSILFVNIPSISRLQWHPFTITSSSNLEAEKLSVVIKSEGKWSTKLYQRLSSSHQIDRLAVSIEGPYGPASTDFFRHEALVMVSGGSGITPFISVIRDMIATSQNQKCKIPKITLICAFKNSSEISMLHLVLPLSGLQTELSSDINIKIEAFITREKEPKSEATTEQIKTLWFKPSLSDQPISAILGPNSWLWLGGILSSSFLIFMIIIGIISRYYIYPIDHNTYKIYSWTSESIIYILVICVSIMATSSAAMFWNKKKYGNNVETKQVQNVELPSTTSSPISCGYNSMREIESSPQESLVQRTSLHYGERPNLTKLLLGVEGSSVGVLVCGPKKMRQKVAKICSTGLAKNLHFESISFSW; this comes from the exons ATGGAGATGACTAAGTTCTTCATGATGGTGGTTTTCCTTGGAACTATCATGCTTTGGATCATGATGCCAACACGAACTTATAAAAACAAGTGGCAGCCTTATATGCGTCTAAAGTTTGGAGCATCAACTTATTTTGGTGCCACAG GGACGACACTTTTCATGTATATGTTCCCGATGATCCTCGTAGCTTGTCTGGGATGTGTGTATCTCCACTTCAAGAAACGAAAGAGTCCACACCATATTGATAG GGAGATAAAGGGGGGAGTGTGGAGTGCACTGAGAAAGCCAATGTTAGTGAAGGGACCATTGGGGATAGTCTCAGTTACTGAGATCATGTTCTTGGCTATGTTTGTGGCTCTTCTTCTTTGGAGCTTTATCACTTACTTGCGCAATAAATTTGCCACTATCACTCCTCAATCAGCCGCTGCAGATGGCCAATACTT gTGGCAAGCCAAGCTGGAATCAGCGGCGCTAAGGATAGGGTTTATCGGAAACATATGTTTAGCGTTTTTGTTCTTACCGGTGGCACGTGGCTCGTCGTTGCTACCGGCGGTAGGACTAACTTCAGAGTCAAGCATCAAATACCATATTTGGCTGGGCCATATGGTCATTGCAATTTTCACCGCTCATGGTCTATGTTACATCATCTATTGGGTCTCTGTGCATGAAATCTCCCAG ATGCTCATGTGGGATACAAAGGATATATCGAACTTGGCCGGAGAGATATCTCTGGTGGCCGGGCTTGTTATGTGGGCCACCACATATCCAGCGGTAAGGAGGAGATTCTTCGAAGTCTTCTTCTACACACACTACCTCTACATCGTCTTCAtgctcttcttcgtcttccacgTCGGCATCTCTTACACGTTTATCTCTTTTCCCGGTTTCTACATCTTCATGGTCGATCGTTTCCTTAGGTTTCTCCAGTCACGTGACAATATACGCTTGCTCTCTGCTCGGATTCTTCCTTCCGACACCATCGAGCTCACTTTCTCCAAAAACCCTA GGTTGGTTTATAGCCCGACGAGCATATTATTTGTGAACATACCGAGCATTTCAAGGCTACAATGGCATCCATTTACGATAACTTCGAGTAGCAACCTTGAGGCAGAGAAGCTAAGTGTCGTGATCAAAAGCGAAGGCAAATGGTCAACTAAACTTTATCAGAGGCTTTCTTCTTCTCATCAGATAGACCGCCTTGCTGTTTCTATCGAGGGTCCTTACGGCCCTGCTTCCACCGATTTCTTTAG GCATGAAGCTCTGGTTATGGTGAGCGGAGGAAGTGGCATAACTCCATTTATCTCAGTCATCCGTGATATGATCGCAAcaagccaaaaccaaaaatgcAAAATCCCCAAAATCACTCTGATTTGCGCTTTTAAGAACTCTTCAGAAATATCCATGCTCCATCTTGTCTTGCCATTATCCGGCCTCCAGACCGAACTCTCCTCCGACATAAACATCAAAATCGAAGCCTTCATAACCCGAGAGAAAGAGCCAAAAAGCGAAGCTACAACGGAGCAAATCAAAACTCTCTGGTTCAAACCAAGTCTTTCAGACCAACCCATCTCAGCAATCCTAGGACCAAACTCATGGCTCTGGCTCGGCGGCATTCTCTCGTCATCGTTCCTCATCTTTATGATAATCATCGGTATCATCAGTAGGTATTACATTTACCCGATCGACCACAACACCTACAAGATCTATTCTTGGACTTCAGAATCCATTATATACATCTTGGTCATCTGTGTGAGCATCATGGCCACTTCAAGTGCAGCTATGTTTTGGAACAAGAAAAAGTACGGCAACAACGTCGAAACTAAACAGGTCCAGAACGTCGAACTTCCATCGACAACGTCTTCTCCAATCTCGTGCGGTTATAACTCCATGAGAGAAATCGAAAGTTCTCCACAAGAATCGCTAGTGCAACGTACCAGCCTGCATTACGGAGAAAGACCTAACCTCACGA AACTACTACTTGGCGTGGAAGGTTCGAGTGTGGGAGTTCTTGTGTGTGGTCCAAAGAAGATGAGACAAAAGGTTGCGAAAATATGTTCCACTGGTTTGGCTAAGAATCTCCATTTTGAATCAATCAGTTTCAGCTGGTGA
- the LOC103844660 gene encoding uncharacterized protein LOC103844660, producing MGDDKRDQKPYSYEKAKTFSCNSHSSSLFRLISKLVLTFAVIFCIQFVFYSYDFTSYTPPRSLMKIAVSPVGSGSGSYTSPKPEDTEIKHVVFGIAASAKLWKRRRDYVKLWWKPNGEMNGVVWLDKHIDDNDTVSAGLPPIKISSDTSRFEYTYPKGNRAALRLTRIVSETVRLLNGTESERNVRWIVMGDDDTVFFTENLVSVLRKYDHSQFYYIGSSSESHIQNLKFSYGMAYGGGGFAISYPLAKALEKMQDRCIQRYPELYGSDDRIHACMAELGVPLTREVGFHQFDIYGKLLGLLSAHPLAPIVSMHHLDIVDPVFPNMGRVNAMKRLMAPAKLDSASLTQQSVCYDTTHRWTVSVSWGYTVQIIRGLLSAREMEIPTRTFIDWYKHGDGKSYAFNTRLFSKSTCQRPRVYFLSNALPDSALHRTASEYVRWYDMWDLECDWEVSDPSDIERVIVYKKLVPDRWNKNKAPRRDCCRILPTKKNGTMVIDVGACEDDEIVEFSVK from the exons ATGGGAGACGATAAGAGAGATCAAAAGCCATATTCATACGAGAAAGCCAAAACGTTTTCATGTAACTCACATTCTTCGTCTTTGTTTAGGCTCATCTCAAAGCTAGTCTTAACTTTCGCCGTTATATTCTGCATCCAATTCGTTTTCTACTCATACGATTTCACCTCCTATACTCCACCTCGATCTCTCATGAAAATCGCGGTTTCGCCAgtcggatccggatccggatcttACACGAGTCCAAAACCTGAAGACACGGAGATAAAACACGTGGTGTTCGGGATCGCTGCGTCTGCGAAGCTCTGGAAACGCAGAAGAGACTACGTGAAGCTCTGGTGGAAACCCAACGGGGAAATGAACGGCGTCGTTTGGTTAGACAAACACATTGACGACAACGACACCGTTTCCGCCGGTCTCCCTCCTATCAAAATATCTTCCGACACGTCAAGGTTCGAGTACACATACCCAAAGGGCAACAGAGCAGCGCTGAGACTCACGCGAATCGTGTCCGAGACAGTGAGGCTTTTAAACGGAACAGAGTCTGAGAGAAACGTGAGGTGGATTGTGATGGGAGACGACGACACCGTGTTTTTCACGGAGAATCTTGTTAGTGTTCTGAGAAAATACGATCACAGCCAGTTCTATTACATTGGGAGCTCGTCGGAGAGTCACATTCAGAATCTGAAGTTCTCCTACGGGATGGCTTACGGTGGAGGAGGATTCGCCATTAGCTACCCCTTGGCTAAGGCGTTGGAGAAGATGCAAGATCGTTGTATTCAGAGATATCCCGAATTGTACGGCTCCGACGATCGGATTCACGCTTGTATGGCGGAGCTTGGTGTTCCTTTGACTAGAGAAGTTGGTTTTCATCAG TTTGATATATATGGGAAACTACTGGGCCTGTTATCAGCCCATCCATTAGCTCCAATTGTCTCCATGCATCATCTAGACATAGTGGATCCAGTATTCCCAAACATGGGTCGAGTCAACGCCATGAAACGTCTCATGGCTCCAGCCAAACTGGATTCAGCGAGCCTCACTCAGCAATCAGTTTGTTATGACACTACACACCGTTGGACTGTGTCTGTGTCATGGGGATACACAGTTCAGATTATACGTGGTCTATTGTCAGCGAGAGAGATGGAGATCCCGACACGCACATTTATAGATTGGTACAAGCACGGAGACGGCAAAAGCTACGCTTTTAACACACGTCTTTTCAGCAAAAGCACGTGTCAACGTCCACGCGTGTACTTCCTCTCCAATGCGCTTCCTGATTCGGCCTTACACAGAACTGCAAGCGAGTACGTGAGGTGGTATGACATGTGGGATCTTGAATGTGATTGGGAAGTATCGGATCCTTCTGATATCGAACGGgttatagtttataaaaaacTCGTTCCCGATAGATGGAACAAAAATAAG GCTCCGAGAAGAGATTGTTGTAGAATATTGCCTACGAAAAAGAATGGGACGATGGTGATTGATGTTGGAGCTTGTGAAGATGATGAAATTGTTGAATTCTCTGTCAAATag
- the LOC103844659 gene encoding protein BPS1, chloroplastic translates to MARPQDPPRGFFPFGNPFKNLSSKNPVLSSNLLSLLNTFETNLASSITKLVPKEKSQILTLSWMSQAMASLCQTHNAIKTLITDLELPVSDWEDKWVDIYLDISVKLLDLCNAFSSELSRLNQGHLFLQFALHNLGTNAPQNLPKAQSSLDAWKQHIVSKNPRLESCHAILTSLVQTLNLPKVKNSAKGKVLMRALYGVKVKTLYISGVFAAAFSGSSQNLLYVTVSNELPWAPSFMDMQNTMNSEMKSIFLSDGLTVMKELEAVDSGVKNLAPAIQQGSIDSISLQPLKDSVTELTSGIDLVSKEVDCFFKILLSGRDTLLENLRSMGAPTTVLTTPPKKAAGKKQRGF, encoded by the coding sequence ATGGCACGTCCACAAGACCCTCCACGCggtttcttcccttttggaaaCCCTTTCAAGAACCTATCTTCCAAGAACCCAGTACTCTCCTCTAACCTTCTCTCCCTCTTGAACACTTTCGAGACCAACTTAGCTTCTTCCATTACAAAGCTTGTCCCCAAGGAAAAGTCCCAGATCCTCACCCTTTCATGGATGAGTCAAGCGATGGCATCTCTTTGCCAGACCCACAACGCTATCAAGACTCTTATAACCGATCTAGAGCTTCCTGTCTCAGATTGGGAGGACAAGTGGGTCGACATCTACCTAGACATCAGCGTCAAGCTCCTCGACCTCTGCAACGCCTTCAGCTCGGAGCTAAGCCGCCTCAACCAAGGCCATCTCTTCCTCCAGTTTGCTCTGCATAACTTGGGGACCAACGCTCCTCAGAATCTGCCGAAAGCTCAATCCTCCCTCGACGCCTGGAAGCAGCACATCGTTTCCAAGAACCCGAGGTTGGAGAGCTGTCACGCGATCCTGACCAGCCTTGTTCAGACCTTGAATCTCCCCAAGGTGAAGAACTCTGCCAAAGGCAAAGTCCTGATGCGGGCTTTGTACGGTGTAAAGGTCAAGACTCTGTACATCTCTGGTGTCTTCGCTGCTGCCTTCTCGGGTTCATCGCAGAACCTTCTGTACGTTACGGTCTCAAACGAGCTTCCGTGGGCACCTTCCTTCATGGATATGCAGAACACGATGAACTCAGAGATGAAGAGCATATTCTTATCAGACGGTTTAACCGTTATGAAAGAGCTCGAGGCTGTTGATTCAGGTGTTAAGAACCTTGCCCCTGCGATCCAACAAGGGTCTATAGATTCCATTTCGCTGCAGCCGTTGAAGGACTCGGTCACGGAGTTGACGAGTGGGATAGACCTTGTTTCCAAGGAGGTGGATTGCTTCTTCAAGATTCTGTTATCGGGGAGGGACACTTTGCTGGAGAATCTCAGGTCGATGGGCGCACCAACAACGGTGCTGACGACACCACCAAAAAAGGCTGCCGGAAAAAAGCAGAGAGGATTCTGA
- the LOC103844658 gene encoding probable serine/threonine-protein kinase At1g01540 isoform X1 yields MSVFDAAIVNTELSKPTSIFGLRLWVVIGILLGSLIVIALFLLSLCLTSRRKNRKPRADFASAAVATPPISKEIKEIVPAPAEIQVDIGKMEHRVVFSDRVSSGESRGTASASETASYSGSGNVGPEVSHLGWGRWYTLRELEAATNGLCEENVIGEGGYGIVYRGVLTDGTKVAVKNLLNNRGQAEKEFKVEVEVIGRVRHKNLVRLLGYCVEGAYRMLVYDFVDNGNLEQWIHGDVGDVSPLTWDIRMNIILGMAKGLAYLHEGLEPKVVHRDIKSGNILLDRQWNAKVSDFGLAKLLGSDSSYVTTRVMGTFGYVAPEYACTGMLNEKSDIYSFGILIMEIITGRNPVDYSRPQGETNLVDWLKTMVGNRRSEEVVDPKIAEPPSSKALKRVLLVALRCVDPDANKRPKMGHIIHMLEAEDSLYRDERRTTRDHGNRDKQETAATESGESGSRHHQQKLR; encoded by the exons ATGTCGGTGTTCGACGCTGCTATCGTCAACACGGAGCTTTCGAAACCGACGTCGATCTTCGGTCTCCGGCTATGGGTCGTCATCGGAATCCTACTCGGATCCCTAATCGTCATCGccctcttcctcctctcccTCTGCCTCACCTCCCGCCGCAAAAACCGCAAACCGCGAGCCGACTTCGCCTCCGCCGCCGTGGCAACGCCGCCGATTTCGAAGGAGATTAAGGAGATCGTTCCGGCGCCGGCGGAGATCCAGGTGGACATAGGGAAGATGGAGCACAGAGTGGTGTTCTCGGATCGAGTGTCGAGCGGGGAGAGCAGAGGAACGGCGAGTGCGAGCGAGACGGCGTCGTATTCGGGGAGCGGGAACGTGGGGCCGGAGGTGTCGCATCTGGGATGGGGGAGGTGGTATACTCTGAGGGAGCTGGAGGCGGCCACGAATGGGCTGTGTGAGGAGAATGTGATCGGAGAAGGAGGTTACGGGATAGTGTATCGTGGGGTTTTAACTGACGGTACTAAAGTCGCCGTCAAGAACTTGCTTAATAACAG GGGGCAGGCAGAGAAGGAATTCAAAGTAGAAGTGGAAGTGATTGGGCGTGTACGGCACAAGAATCTCGTTCGGCTCTTAGGTTATTGCGTTGAAGGTGCTTACAG GATGCTGGTGTATGACTTTGTGGATAATGGCAATTTGGAGCAATGGATTCACGGTGATGTTGGTGATGTGAGTCCTCTAACGTGGGATATTCGTATGAACATTATACTCGGGATGGCTAAAGG ATTGGCGTATCTACACGAGGGTCTTGAACCAAAAGTGGTACATCGGGATATAAAATCGGGGAATATATTGCTTGATCGCCAATGGAATGCTAAGGTTTCGGATTTTGGACTTGCTAAGCTCTTGGGTTCCGACAGCAGTTATGTGACCACCCGTGTCATGGGAACCTTCGg TTATGTAGCGCCGGAATATGCATGCACCGGAATGTTAAACGAGAAGAGTGACATCTACAGCTTTGGAATATTAATCATGGAGATCATCACTGGTAGAAACCCTGTTGATTATAGTCGCCCTCAAGGAGAA ACGAATCTAGTGGACTGGCTGAAAACAATGGTAGGAAACCGAAGATCAGAAGAAGTAGTTGATCCCAAAATAGCGGAACCACCATCATCGAAGGCTCTTAAACGAGTGTTGCTAGTTGCTTTGCGTTGTGTGGATCCTGACGCAAACAAGAGACCTAAAATGGGACATATCATTCATATGCTTGAAGCTGAAGACTCACTCTATCGCGAT GAACGCCGAACAACGAGGGACCATGGAAACAGAGATAAGCAAGAGACAGCGGCTACTGAAAGCGGGGAGAGCGGTTCGCGGCATCACCAGCAAAAGCTAAGATGA
- the LOC103844658 gene encoding probable serine/threonine-protein kinase At1g01540 isoform X2, translating to MSVFDAAIVNTELSKPTSIFGLRLWVVIGILLGSLIVIALFLLSLCLTSRRKNRKPRADFASAAVATPPISKEIKEIVPAPAEIQVDIGKMEHRVVFSDRVSSGESRGTASASETASYSGSGNVGPEVSHLGWGRWYTLRELEAATNGLCEENVIGEGGYGIVYRGVLTDGTKVAVKNLLNNRGQAEKEFKVEVEVIGRVRHKNLVRLLGYCVEGAYRMLVYDFVDNGNLEQWIHGDVGDVSPLTWDIRMNIILGMAKGLAYLHEGLEPKVVHRDIKSGNILLDRQWNAKVSDFGLAKLLGSDSSYVTTRVMGTFGYVAPEYACTGMLNEKSDIYSFGILIMEIITGRNPVDYSRPQGETNLVDWLKTMVGNRRSEEVVDPKIAEPPSSKALKRVLLVALRCVDPDANKRPKMGHIIHMLEAEDSLYRDERRTTATESGESGSRHHQQKLR from the exons ATGTCGGTGTTCGACGCTGCTATCGTCAACACGGAGCTTTCGAAACCGACGTCGATCTTCGGTCTCCGGCTATGGGTCGTCATCGGAATCCTACTCGGATCCCTAATCGTCATCGccctcttcctcctctcccTCTGCCTCACCTCCCGCCGCAAAAACCGCAAACCGCGAGCCGACTTCGCCTCCGCCGCCGTGGCAACGCCGCCGATTTCGAAGGAGATTAAGGAGATCGTTCCGGCGCCGGCGGAGATCCAGGTGGACATAGGGAAGATGGAGCACAGAGTGGTGTTCTCGGATCGAGTGTCGAGCGGGGAGAGCAGAGGAACGGCGAGTGCGAGCGAGACGGCGTCGTATTCGGGGAGCGGGAACGTGGGGCCGGAGGTGTCGCATCTGGGATGGGGGAGGTGGTATACTCTGAGGGAGCTGGAGGCGGCCACGAATGGGCTGTGTGAGGAGAATGTGATCGGAGAAGGAGGTTACGGGATAGTGTATCGTGGGGTTTTAACTGACGGTACTAAAGTCGCCGTCAAGAACTTGCTTAATAACAG GGGGCAGGCAGAGAAGGAATTCAAAGTAGAAGTGGAAGTGATTGGGCGTGTACGGCACAAGAATCTCGTTCGGCTCTTAGGTTATTGCGTTGAAGGTGCTTACAG GATGCTGGTGTATGACTTTGTGGATAATGGCAATTTGGAGCAATGGATTCACGGTGATGTTGGTGATGTGAGTCCTCTAACGTGGGATATTCGTATGAACATTATACTCGGGATGGCTAAAGG ATTGGCGTATCTACACGAGGGTCTTGAACCAAAAGTGGTACATCGGGATATAAAATCGGGGAATATATTGCTTGATCGCCAATGGAATGCTAAGGTTTCGGATTTTGGACTTGCTAAGCTCTTGGGTTCCGACAGCAGTTATGTGACCACCCGTGTCATGGGAACCTTCGg TTATGTAGCGCCGGAATATGCATGCACCGGAATGTTAAACGAGAAGAGTGACATCTACAGCTTTGGAATATTAATCATGGAGATCATCACTGGTAGAAACCCTGTTGATTATAGTCGCCCTCAAGGAGAA ACGAATCTAGTGGACTGGCTGAAAACAATGGTAGGAAACCGAAGATCAGAAGAAGTAGTTGATCCCAAAATAGCGGAACCACCATCATCGAAGGCTCTTAAACGAGTGTTGCTAGTTGCTTTGCGTTGTGTGGATCCTGACGCAAACAAGAGACCTAAAATGGGACATATCATTCATATGCTTGAAGCTGAAGACTCACTCTATCGCGAT GAACGCCGAACAA CGGCTACTGAAAGCGGGGAGAGCGGTTCGCGGCATCACCAGCAAAAGCTAAGATGA
- the LOC103844658 gene encoding probable serine/threonine-protein kinase At1g01540 isoform X3: MSVFDAAIVNTELSKPTSIFGLRLWVVIGILLGSLIVIALFLLSLCLTSRRKNRKPRADFASAAVATPPISKEIKEIVPAPAEIQVDIGKMEHRVVFSDRVSSGESRGTASASETASYSGSGNVGPEVSHLGWGRWYTLRELEAATNGLCEENVIGEGGYGIVYRGVLTDGTKVAVKNLLNNRGQAEKEFKVEVEVIGRVRHKNLVRLLGYCVEGAYRMLVYDFVDNGNLEQWIHGDVGDVSPLTWDIRMNIILGMAKGLAYLHEGLEPKVVHRDIKSGNILLDRQWNAKVSDFGLAKLLGSDSSYVTTRVMGTFGYVAPEYACTGMLNEKSDIYSFGILIMEIITGRNPVDYSRPQGETNLVDWLKTMVGNRRSEEVVDPKIAEPPSSKALKRVLLVALRCVDPDANKRPKMGHIIHMLEAEDSLYRDVSHFFLRFHCLFDECNFPKIIV, encoded by the exons ATGTCGGTGTTCGACGCTGCTATCGTCAACACGGAGCTTTCGAAACCGACGTCGATCTTCGGTCTCCGGCTATGGGTCGTCATCGGAATCCTACTCGGATCCCTAATCGTCATCGccctcttcctcctctcccTCTGCCTCACCTCCCGCCGCAAAAACCGCAAACCGCGAGCCGACTTCGCCTCCGCCGCCGTGGCAACGCCGCCGATTTCGAAGGAGATTAAGGAGATCGTTCCGGCGCCGGCGGAGATCCAGGTGGACATAGGGAAGATGGAGCACAGAGTGGTGTTCTCGGATCGAGTGTCGAGCGGGGAGAGCAGAGGAACGGCGAGTGCGAGCGAGACGGCGTCGTATTCGGGGAGCGGGAACGTGGGGCCGGAGGTGTCGCATCTGGGATGGGGGAGGTGGTATACTCTGAGGGAGCTGGAGGCGGCCACGAATGGGCTGTGTGAGGAGAATGTGATCGGAGAAGGAGGTTACGGGATAGTGTATCGTGGGGTTTTAACTGACGGTACTAAAGTCGCCGTCAAGAACTTGCTTAATAACAG GGGGCAGGCAGAGAAGGAATTCAAAGTAGAAGTGGAAGTGATTGGGCGTGTACGGCACAAGAATCTCGTTCGGCTCTTAGGTTATTGCGTTGAAGGTGCTTACAG GATGCTGGTGTATGACTTTGTGGATAATGGCAATTTGGAGCAATGGATTCACGGTGATGTTGGTGATGTGAGTCCTCTAACGTGGGATATTCGTATGAACATTATACTCGGGATGGCTAAAGG ATTGGCGTATCTACACGAGGGTCTTGAACCAAAAGTGGTACATCGGGATATAAAATCGGGGAATATATTGCTTGATCGCCAATGGAATGCTAAGGTTTCGGATTTTGGACTTGCTAAGCTCTTGGGTTCCGACAGCAGTTATGTGACCACCCGTGTCATGGGAACCTTCGg TTATGTAGCGCCGGAATATGCATGCACCGGAATGTTAAACGAGAAGAGTGACATCTACAGCTTTGGAATATTAATCATGGAGATCATCACTGGTAGAAACCCTGTTGATTATAGTCGCCCTCAAGGAGAA ACGAATCTAGTGGACTGGCTGAAAACAATGGTAGGAAACCGAAGATCAGAAGAAGTAGTTGATCCCAAAATAGCGGAACCACCATCATCGAAGGCTCTTAAACGAGTGTTGCTAGTTGCTTTGCGTTGTGTGGATCCTGACGCAAACAAGAGACCTAAAATGGGACATATCATTCATATGCTTGAAGCTGAAGACTCACTCTATCGCGATGTAAGCCATTTTTTTCTGCGTTTTCATTGTCTTTTCGA TGAATGCAATTTCCCTAAAATAATTGTCTAA
- the LOC103844654 gene encoding protein REVEILLE 3, translating into MNMSLPGFSTTLPHSKTTMPVSARSHTMSFSEDPTKKIRKPYTITKSRENWTEQEHDKFIEALHLFDRDWKKIEAFVGSKTVIQIRSHAQKYFLKVQKNGTNEHLPPPRPKRKANHPYPQKASKSVALTTSNALLEHEYLYPTDPQPVISTPNHGLMRCNVITPIPVIKEELGVLENCCSTSRSRSIRDKMRTRTVTETDDQRVMPNFAEVYSFIGSVFDPKTTGHVQRLKQMDPINLETVLLLMKNLSVNLSSPEFEEQRRLISSYNSE; encoded by the exons ATGAATATGAGCTTACCGGGTTTCAGTACTACTCTTCCCCACTCGAAGACAACGATGCCTGTTTCTGCACGGAGCCATACGATGTCGTTCAGCGAGGATCCAACAAAGAAGATTAGAAAGCCATACACAATCACCAAGTCTAGAGAGAACTGGACGGAGCAAGAACACGACAAGTTCATTGAAGCTCTCCATTT GTTTGACCGTGATTGGAAGAAAATAGAGGCCTTTGTTGGATCAAAAACAGTTATCCAG ATACGAAGCCACGCGCAGAAATACTTTCTCAAGGTTCAGAAGAATGGGACTAACGAacatcttcctcctcctcgACCAAAGAGGAAAGCTAATCATCCCTATCCACAAAAGGCTTCCAAAAGTG TGGCTCTTACAACTTCAAACGCATTGCTTGAACATGAGTACTTGTACCCCACTGATCCACAACCGGTGATTAGTACTCCTAATCACGGATTAATGCGTTGCAATGTTATTACGCCAATTCCAGTGATCAAAG AGGAATTGGGTGTCCTAGAGAACTGTTGCAGCACTAGTCGTAGTAGGAGTATTAGAGATAAGATGAGGACGAGAACAGTTACGGAGACAGATGACCAGAGAG TGATGCCGAATTTCGCTGAAGTTTACAGCTTTATAGGAAGTGTATTCGATCCAAAAACAACAGGTCATGTCCAGAGGTTAAAGCAAATGGATCCTATCAATCTAGAAACG GTCCtcttattgatgaaaaacttgtCTGTAAACCTGTCAAGCCCCGAGTTTGAAGAACAA AGGAGGTTAATATCATCATACAACAGTGAATAG